The following proteins are encoded in a genomic region of Arachis stenosperma cultivar V10309 chromosome 4, arast.V10309.gnm1.PFL2, whole genome shotgun sequence:
- the LOC130973062 gene encoding nudix hydrolase 2-like isoform X2 gives MLRSLPKLSPLLCSARTTNIPRFLANSLRFVSSAKTITRTKTSTGRIAMTTRAPIRPMSSSTVSSITAEDHVQQPKLLKSTDDDHDGVIVEMDQPMDAATFVLILRSSISHWKQLRKKGVWIKLPIHLASLVEPLVKEGFWYHHAEPKYLMLVYWIPETANTIPVNATHRVGIGAFVMNEKREVLVVQENSGHFRGSGVWKFPTGVVDQGEDICVAAVREVKEETGKQRLEIEASRWMPFEEYSAQPFVQKHDLLKYISDVCSAKIDGRYSGYSAVSTSSSFSDQKYYLYLNAGALKSSL, from the exons ATGCTGAGATCGCTGCCAAAGCTCTCACCATTGTTATGCTCAGCCAGAACCACCAACATTCCTCGTTTCCTTGCGAATTCTCTCCGTTTCGTCTCTTCAGCCAAGACAATTACAAGAACAAAAACTTCAACAG GCAGGATTGCAATGACGACCCGTGCTCCAATTCGACCTATGTCTTCATCTACAGTTTCATCAATAACTGCCGAAGATCATGTTCAACAGCCTAAGTTACTTAAATCAACTGATGATGATCATGATGGTGTTATTGTGGAAATGGATCAACCTATGGATGCTGCAACATTTGTACTGATTCTCAGATCCTCAATCTCTCACTGGAAGCAATTG CGCAAGAAGGGTGTATGGATAAAATTGCCGATTCATTTAGCCAGTCTTGTTGAACCTCTAGTTAAG GAAGGTTTCTGGTACCACCATGCAGAGCCAAAATATTTAATGCTTGTATATTGGATTCCTGAAACTGCAAATACCATTCCTGTCAATGCCACACATAGGGTGGGCATTGGTGCATTTGTCATGAATGAAAAACGAGAG GTCCTAGTTGTTCAAGAAAACAGTGGACATTTTCGTGGATCTGGAGTCTGGAAATTCCCTACTGGAGTTGTTGATCAG GGAGAAGATATTTGTGTAGCAGCAGTAAGAGAGGTGAAAGAAGAAACAGGA AAGCAGAGATTAGAGATAGAGGCATCACGG TGGATGCCATTTGAGGAGTACTCAGCTCAGCCATTTGTCCAGAAGCACGATCTTTTGAAGTACATAAGCGATGTATGCTCGGCAAAGATTGACGGGCGATATTCTGGATATAGTGCTGTATCTACTTCATCAAGCTTCTCTGATCagaaatattatttgtatttgaatGCTGGGGCCTTGAAGAGTTCTTTGTAA
- the LOC130973266 gene encoding nuclear transcription factor Y subunit B-3-like isoform X1: protein MAESDNESGGQGGNTSEFREQDRFLPIANVSRIMKKALPANAKISKEAKETVQECVSEFISFITGEASDKCQKEKRKTINGDDLLWAMTTLGFEEYVEPLKVYLHKYREMEGERTALIGGGTRQHAGADQTNDGGAGGGGIVPSHMMMMMGHQHQHQYQSHGHMFGSGGATGSASSRRITRMHTDLLLACNFT from the exons ATGGCGGAATCGGACAACGAGTCAGGAGGACAAGGAGGGAACACGAGCGAGTTCAGGGAGCAGGACAGGTTCCTGCCGATAGCGAACGTGAGCAGGATCATGAAGAAGGCGCTGCCGGCGAACGCGAAGATCTCGAAAGAGGCTAAGGAGACGGTGCAGGAGTGTGTGTCGGAGTTCATAAGCTTCATAACGGGTGAAGCCTCCGATAAGTGCCAAAAGGAGAAACGCAAGACCATCAACGGCGACGATCTGCTGTGGGCCATGACTACCCTTGGATTTGAGGAGTACGTGGAGCCTCTTAAGGTCTATCTACACAAGTATCGGGAGATGGAGGGTGAGAGGACTGCTTTGATTGGAGGAGGTACTAGGCAGCATGCTGGTGCTGATCAGACCAACGACGGTGGTGCTGGTGGTGGCGGGATTGTGCCATCacatatgatgatgatgatggggCATCAGCATCAGCATCAGTATCAGTCTCATGGACACATGTTTGGATCTGGTGGAGCGACTGGATCAGCATCTTCTCGAAGGATCACTAG AATGCACACCGATTTGCTGCTTGCTTGTAATTTTACTTGA
- the LOC130973266 gene encoding nuclear transcription factor Y subunit B-3-like isoform X2, with translation MAESDNESGGQGGNTSEFREQDRFLPIANVSRIMKKALPANAKISKEAKETVQECVSEFISFITGEASDKCQKEKRKTINGDDLLWAMTTLGFEEYVEPLKVYLHKYREMEGERTALIGGGTRQHAGADQTNDGGAGGGGIVPSHMMMMMGHQHQHQYQSHGHMFGSGGATGSASSRRITR, from the exons ATGGCGGAATCGGACAACGAGTCAGGAGGACAAGGAGGGAACACGAGCGAGTTCAGGGAGCAGGACAGGTTCCTGCCGATAGCGAACGTGAGCAGGATCATGAAGAAGGCGCTGCCGGCGAACGCGAAGATCTCGAAAGAGGCTAAGGAGACGGTGCAGGAGTGTGTGTCGGAGTTCATAAGCTTCATAACGGGTGAAGCCTCCGATAAGTGCCAAAAGGAGAAACGCAAGACCATCAACGGCGACGATCTGCTGTGGGCCATGACTACCCTTGGATTTGAGGAGTACGTGGAGCCTCTTAAGGTCTATCTACACAAGTATCGGGAGATGGAGGGTGAGAGGACTGCTTTGATTGGAGGAGGTACTAGGCAGCATGCTGGTGCTGATCAGACCAACGACGGTGGTGCTGGTGGTGGCGGGATTGTGCCATCacatatgatgatgatgatggggCATCAGCATCAGCATCAGTATCAGTCTCATGGACACATGTTTGGATCTGGTGGAGCGACTGGATCAGCATCTTCTCGAAGGATCACTAG gtaa
- the LOC130973061 gene encoding trihelix transcription factor GTL1: MDLLAAATAAAADGDTFPVPDHVAPFPDSCDLLYAAIPTSLRSNPQKLRPIRSVAAARASSSHRNGQLPEPPDTGGSPSVEEDRLGAGSGHEDGRTQDSGSSLDDDDGNDIENSSGSGKHSGMPKQKRKMERRLEDFVENMVKKVMEKQEQMHKQLVDMIEKKEKERVMREEAWKQQEIERIRKDEEARTQERSRNLALISVIQNLLGHEIQIPQPAEVSSKGEEDEPRHEGEEANAQKSLGVSGEGSNNRWPDVEVQALITLRTSMEQKFHLMGSKVSIWEEISEAMNKMGYHRSAKKCKEKWENINKYYKRTIGSGKKRRQNSKSCPYFNELDVLYSNGLLNLGNPLSSSTNDVSKIEKEESET, from the exons ATGGACCTCTTAGCCGCCGCCACCGCCGCCGCCGCCGATGGCGACACCTTCCCGGTCCCTGACCACGTCGCCCCATTCCCCGATTCCTGCGACCTCCTCTACGCCGCCATTCCCACATCCCTCCGCAGCAACCCCCAAAAGCTCCGCCCAATCCGCTCCGTCGCTGCCGCTAGAGCATCCTCTTCCCACCGTAACGGCCAGCTTCCAGAACCTCCCGATACCGGTGGTTCCCCTTCGGTTGAAGAAGATCGGCTTGGTGCCGGGTCGGGTCACGAGGACGGGCGCACTCAGGATTCCGG CTCATCtttggatgatgatgatggtaaTGACATTGAAAATTCATCTGGGAGTGGCAAACATTCAGGCATGCCAAAGCAAAAGAGGAAGATGGAGAGAAGACTCGAAGATTTCGTGGAGAATATGGTAAAGAAGGTGATGGAAAAGCAAGAGCAGATGCATAAACAGTTAGTGGACATGATTgaaaagaaggagaaggagagagTGATGAGAGAAGAAGCTTGGAAGCAGCAAGAGATTGAGAGAATAAGGAAGGACGAAGAGGCCAGAACCCAAGAGAGGTCACGAAACTTGGCCCTCATATCTGTCATCCAAAATCTGCTTGGCCATGAGATTCAAATCCCGCAACCGGCAGAGGTAAGCAGCAAAGGAGAAGAGGACGAACCCAGACACGAAGGCGAGGAAGCGAATGCTCAAAAGAGTCTCGGCGTCAGCGGTGAGGGAAGTAACAACAGGTGGCCTGATGTTGAAGTTCAAGCGCTGATAACCTTGAGAACTTCAATGGAGCAGAAATTTCATCTTATGGGATCCAAGGTATCAATATGGGAGGAGATATCTGAAGCAATGAATAAAATGGGATACCACCGTTCTGCAAAGAAGTGCAAGGAAAAATGGGAGAACATCAACAAGTACTATAAAAGGACGATAGGGAGCGGCAAGAAGCGGCGTCAAAATAGTAAATCCTGCCCTTACTTTAATGAGTTGGATGTTCTATATAGCAATGGTCTCCTCAATCTTGGAAATCCCTTGAGCAGTAGTACCAATGATGTGTCCAAGATTGAAAAGGAGGAAAGTGAAACTTGA
- the LOC130973062 gene encoding nudix hydrolase 2-like isoform X1, with translation MLRSLPKLSPLLCSARTTNIPRFLANSLRFVSSAKTITRTKTSTGRIAMTTRAPIRPMSSSTVSSITAEDHVQQPKLLKSTDDDHDGVIVEMDQPMDAATFVLILRSSISHWKQLRKKGVWIKLPIHLASLVEPLVKEGFWYHHAEPKYLMLVYWIPETANTIPVNATHRVGIGAFVMNEKREVLVVQENSGHFRGSGVWKFPTGVVDQGEDICVAAVREVKEETGVDSEFVEVLAFRQSHKSFFDKSDLFFVCMMRPLSSDIQKQRLEIEASRWMPFEEYSAQPFVQKHDLLKYISDVCSAKIDGRYSGYSAVSTSSSFSDQKYYLYLNAGALKSSL, from the exons ATGCTGAGATCGCTGCCAAAGCTCTCACCATTGTTATGCTCAGCCAGAACCACCAACATTCCTCGTTTCCTTGCGAATTCTCTCCGTTTCGTCTCTTCAGCCAAGACAATTACAAGAACAAAAACTTCAACAG GCAGGATTGCAATGACGACCCGTGCTCCAATTCGACCTATGTCTTCATCTACAGTTTCATCAATAACTGCCGAAGATCATGTTCAACAGCCTAAGTTACTTAAATCAACTGATGATGATCATGATGGTGTTATTGTGGAAATGGATCAACCTATGGATGCTGCAACATTTGTACTGATTCTCAGATCCTCAATCTCTCACTGGAAGCAATTG CGCAAGAAGGGTGTATGGATAAAATTGCCGATTCATTTAGCCAGTCTTGTTGAACCTCTAGTTAAG GAAGGTTTCTGGTACCACCATGCAGAGCCAAAATATTTAATGCTTGTATATTGGATTCCTGAAACTGCAAATACCATTCCTGTCAATGCCACACATAGGGTGGGCATTGGTGCATTTGTCATGAATGAAAAACGAGAG GTCCTAGTTGTTCAAGAAAACAGTGGACATTTTCGTGGATCTGGAGTCTGGAAATTCCCTACTGGAGTTGTTGATCAG GGAGAAGATATTTGTGTAGCAGCAGTAAGAGAGGTGAAAGAAGAAACAGGA GTTGACTCCGAATTCGTTGAAGTATTAGCATTCAG ACAAAGTCATAAATCATTCTTTGACAAGTCAGATCTATTCTTTGTGTGCATGATGCGGCCCCTTTCTTCCGACATCCAGAAGCAGAGATTAGAGATAGAGGCATCACGG TGGATGCCATTTGAGGAGTACTCAGCTCAGCCATTTGTCCAGAAGCACGATCTTTTGAAGTACATAAGCGATGTATGCTCGGCAAAGATTGACGGGCGATATTCTGGATATAGTGCTGTATCTACTTCATCAAGCTTCTCTGATCagaaatattatttgtatttgaatGCTGGGGCCTTGAAGAGTTCTTTGTAA